Proteins encoded together in one Phycisphaerae bacterium window:
- a CDS encoding NADH-quinone oxidoreductase subunit I: protein MKDQDILVIEEPKLTTGQRMFFTSILRGLWTTLRHFFGRKVTVQYPEERRPLRVQNHRAFHRLNLDDQGRLKCVACLMCETICPARCISIEAMESPWPDREKYPESFVIDELRCIFCGMCEEACPVAAIELTPLFEPVSYTREEMMFDQDKLIEVYHATQGMKPYKQPRIVGYDTNGDSNNNDEKK, encoded by the coding sequence ATGAAGGATCAGGACATACTGGTGATCGAGGAGCCGAAGCTGACGACGGGTCAGCGGATGTTCTTTACGTCGATTTTGCGTGGTTTGTGGACGACGCTTCGGCATTTTTTCGGCCGGAAGGTGACGGTGCAGTATCCGGAGGAGCGTCGTCCGCTTCGGGTGCAGAATCACCGGGCGTTTCACCGGCTGAACCTGGACGATCAGGGTCGGCTCAAGTGCGTGGCGTGCCTGATGTGCGAGACGATCTGTCCGGCGCGGTGCATCAGCATTGAGGCGATGGAGTCGCCGTGGCCGGACCGGGAAAAATATCCCGAAAGCTTTGTGATCGACGAGCTTCGCTGTATATTCTGTGGGATGTGCGAGGAGGCGTGTCCGGTGGCGGCGATCGAGCTGACGCCGCTGTTCGAGCCGGTGAGTTACACCCGCGAGGAGATGATGTTCGATCAGGACAAGCTGATCGAGGTGTATCACGCGACGCAAGGGATGAAGCCGTACAAGCAGCCGCGGATCGTCGGGTACGATACGAACGGCGACAGCAACAACAACGACGAGAAGAAGTAG
- a CDS encoding molybdopterin-dependent oxidoreductase, producing MAEAQEQFVEFVIDDRTVQGRMGDSVLRTALDHGIAIPYYCWHPGMSVVASCRLCLVEMDDFDAKSGDLRRVPRLVPSCSTPVKRGIRVYTQTEKVKASRAAVMEHLLLNHPLDCPVCDQAGECWLQDYDYWHGSAHSRMIDPKTKQPKKDVGEHILLYADRCILCSRCVRFCREVSGGSEVAIVNRGHRCEIDVHPGCSLEDKMSGNVADICPVGAFLDKEFLFRERVWYLQSAASVCSGCASGCTIWVDYRDEKIGRFRPRYNPEVNGYWMCDDGRYLWKQVYRDDRLMGFEFVEEGERRAVKWDRVAEVLAERLREFVEGHGRGRLAAVLSPMMDCETIYLAATMVRSMDPEAVLVGGPEPRAERNEVFRSGFTINAEKAPNGRGLRMILEKLGGPRMTVEALRSALAEGRIDGLWISGGYFDDTIDRTFGFVEKPGLLAVHDTYASSLSERADVVLPMTVWVEREGSFINAKNLVQPFRRAVIPPMGLVQDGQWLAAMVGQTGVYRASVVRKELAKLLDGFEAYEPPKLAKGIH from the coding sequence ATGGCGGAAGCGCAGGAACAATTCGTTGAGTTTGTGATCGACGACCGGACGGTTCAGGGCCGGATGGGCGATAGCGTGTTGCGGACGGCTTTGGATCACGGGATCGCGATTCCGTACTATTGCTGGCATCCTGGGATGTCGGTGGTGGCGAGTTGCCGGCTTTGTCTGGTGGAGATGGACGATTTTGACGCGAAGTCGGGGGATTTGCGTCGTGTTCCTCGGCTGGTGCCTTCGTGTTCGACGCCGGTCAAGCGGGGGATCCGGGTTTACACGCAGACGGAGAAGGTGAAGGCGAGCCGCGCGGCGGTGATGGAGCACTTGTTGTTGAATCACCCGCTGGATTGCCCGGTGTGCGACCAGGCGGGCGAGTGCTGGCTTCAGGATTACGACTACTGGCACGGTTCGGCGCATTCGCGGATGATCGATCCGAAGACGAAGCAGCCGAAGAAGGACGTGGGCGAGCACATATTGCTGTACGCGGACCGGTGCATTCTGTGCAGCCGTTGCGTGCGGTTCTGCCGGGAGGTGTCGGGCGGGTCAGAGGTGGCAATCGTCAACCGCGGTCACCGGTGCGAGATCGACGTTCATCCGGGTTGTTCGCTGGAAGACAAGATGTCGGGCAACGTGGCGGACATCTGCCCGGTGGGTGCGTTTCTGGACAAGGAGTTTCTGTTCCGGGAGCGGGTGTGGTACTTGCAGTCGGCGGCGTCGGTGTGCAGCGGCTGCGCGAGCGGATGCACGATCTGGGTGGACTACCGGGACGAGAAGATCGGGCGGTTCCGGCCGCGGTACAACCCGGAGGTGAACGGTTATTGGATGTGCGACGACGGTCGGTATCTGTGGAAGCAGGTGTACCGCGACGACCGGCTGATGGGTTTTGAATTCGTCGAGGAGGGCGAGCGTCGGGCGGTGAAGTGGGACCGGGTGGCGGAGGTGCTGGCGGAGCGGCTGCGGGAGTTCGTGGAGGGGCACGGTCGCGGCCGTCTGGCGGCGGTGCTGTCGCCGATGATGGACTGCGAGACGATCTATCTGGCGGCGACGATGGTGCGTTCGATGGATCCGGAGGCGGTGCTGGTGGGCGGGCCGGAGCCGCGGGCGGAGCGGAACGAGGTCTTTCGCAGCGGGTTTACGATCAACGCGGAGAAGGCTCCGAACGGTCGCGGGCTACGGATGATTCTGGAGAAGCTGGGCGGGCCGCGGATGACGGTGGAGGCGTTGCGGTCGGCGCTGGCGGAGGGTCGGATCGATGGGCTTTGGATCAGCGGCGGGTATTTCGACGATACGATCGACCGGACGTTCGGGTTTGTGGAGAAGCCGGGGCTGCTGGCGGTGCACGACACGTACGCGAGTTCGCTGAGCGAGCGGGCGGACGTGGTGCTGCCGATGACGGTTTGGGTGGAGCGGGAAGGGTCGTTTATCAACGCGAAGAATCTGGTTCAGCCGTTCCGTCGGGCGGTGATCCCGCCGATGGGGTTGGTGCAGGACGGGCAATGGCTGGCGGCGATGGTCGGGCAGACGGGGGTGTATCGGGCGAGCGTGGTGCGGAAGGAGTTGGCGAAGTTGCTCGACGGGTTTGAGGCGTATGAGCCGCCGAAATTGGCGAAGGGGATACATTAG
- the nuoH gene encoding NADH-quinone oxidoreductase subunit NuoH, whose product METQFLVSSVVLAIVVVAVTMGSLPFLILMERKVAAYIQDRLGPNRVGPWGLLQSFADGLKIFLKEEVIPGKADGPLFVLAPALAMFGAMATLAIIPFGGVLRVPWLESPVAVQIAPGLDIGVLYVVMIATASVYGIILGGWASNSKYPFFGALRGASQMLSYEAPLGLALLSVVLLAGDLRPEAIVARQAAEGWFILYQPAVFLVFLICAFAEANRLPFDLPESEQELVGGFHTEYSSMKFAMFFLGEYSHLIGSSALLVTLFLGGWHLPYLTPAVEGGIGQTLLKAAIFSGKVVVMIFVFMWVRWTLPRFRFDQLLRYGWCGLLPASLVLLCVSGVLAYLGLARTVWMLVGNVAVLVGVYGWMYLKESRSAAATDAAQAG is encoded by the coding sequence ATGGAGACGCAGTTTCTGGTCAGTTCGGTGGTTCTGGCGATCGTGGTGGTCGCGGTGACGATGGGATCGCTGCCGTTTTTGATTTTGATGGAGCGGAAGGTGGCGGCGTACATCCAGGACCGGCTGGGGCCTAACCGGGTGGGTCCGTGGGGGTTGTTGCAGTCGTTCGCGGACGGCTTGAAGATTTTTTTGAAGGAAGAGGTGATTCCGGGCAAGGCGGACGGCCCGCTGTTCGTTCTGGCTCCGGCTTTGGCGATGTTCGGGGCGATGGCGACGCTGGCGATCATTCCGTTCGGGGGGGTGCTTCGGGTTCCGTGGCTGGAGTCTCCGGTGGCGGTTCAGATCGCACCGGGGTTGGATATCGGGGTGCTGTACGTGGTGATGATCGCGACGGCGAGCGTATACGGGATCATCCTGGGCGGCTGGGCGAGCAACAGCAAGTACCCATTTTTCGGGGCGCTTCGCGGGGCGTCTCAGATGCTGAGCTACGAGGCGCCGCTGGGGTTGGCGCTATTGTCGGTGGTGCTTCTGGCGGGCGATCTTCGGCCGGAGGCGATTGTGGCACGTCAAGCGGCGGAGGGGTGGTTCATATTGTACCAGCCGGCGGTATTTCTGGTGTTTTTGATCTGCGCATTCGCGGAGGCGAACCGGCTTCCGTTCGACCTTCCGGAGTCGGAGCAGGAGCTGGTGGGCGGGTTCCACACCGAGTACTCGTCGATGAAGTTCGCGATGTTCTTTCTGGGCGAGTATTCGCACCTGATCGGTTCATCGGCGCTGTTGGTGACGCTGTTTCTTGGCGGCTGGCACCTGCCGTATCTGACGCCGGCGGTGGAGGGCGGGATCGGTCAGACGCTATTGAAGGCGGCGATCTTCTCGGGGAAGGTCGTCGTGATGATTTTCGTGTTCATGTGGGTCCGCTGGACGCTGCCGCGTTTCCGGTTCGATCAGCTTCTGCGTTACGGGTGGTGCGGTCTTCTGCCGGCGTCGCTGGTGCTGCTGTGTGTATCGGGGGTGCTGGCGTATCTTGGGTTGGCGCGGACGGTGTGGATGCTGGTGGGGAACGTGGCGGTTCTGGTGGGCGTGTACGGCTGGATGTACTTGAAGGAAAGCCGGTCGGCTGCGGCGACGGACGCGGCCCAGGCGGGATAG
- the nuoK gene encoding NADH-quinone oxidoreductase subunit NuoK: protein MSQHLLPYIVLSGLIFTVGLVGFVTRRNLIVMFLSSEVMFQAVIIAAVAFGRFHGTLEGQAFVMMLLAVAAAEAAVGLALIIVVFRGRQTLDAETLTEMRG, encoded by the coding sequence ATGAGCCAGCATTTGCTGCCTTATATCGTACTTTCGGGTTTGATTTTCACGGTCGGGCTGGTGGGGTTTGTGACGCGGCGGAACCTGATCGTGATGTTCCTTTCGAGCGAGGTGATGTTCCAGGCGGTGATCATCGCGGCGGTGGCGTTCGGGCGTTTTCATGGGACGCTGGAGGGCCAGGCGTTTGTGATGATGCTGCTGGCGGTGGCGGCGGCGGAGGCGGCGGTGGGGCTGGCGTTGATTATCGTGGTGTTCCGCGGGCGTCAGACGTTGGACGCGGAGACGTTGACGGAGATGCGAGGCTGA